A region from the Chelmon rostratus isolate fCheRos1 chromosome 6, fCheRos1.pri, whole genome shotgun sequence genome encodes:
- the LOC121607679 gene encoding aminopeptidase Ey, protein MGKSCSVSKVCILFVVLALVSVATIVTLWTIALTGGDDAVVTAPWDCYRLPTDLVPEDYTITLWPRLSRDLNTGLYIFTGQSTLKFECVNETDLILIHSNKLNYTKLNNTHIARLISSGGGSAPSIKSSWLQPQTQYLIIQLDSTLTPGQKYELYTEFTGELADDLAGFYRSEYKEDGVHKIVATSQMHPTHARKTFPCFDEPAMKAVFYITLIHPPGTVALSNGMERGIVNTSIDGIAVTQTTFEPTKKMSTYLLAIVVSDYTHVNATQGDTLIRIWARRAAIDQGQGNYALNVTGPVLDFFQLYYNISYPLSKSDQIALPDFYFGAMENWGLVTYRETNLLYDPVSSSNRNRETTATIIAHELAHMWFGNLVTLQWWNEVWLNEGFASYVAYLGADHAEPAWNVKDLIVLDDVHRVFAVDALTSSHPLSSKEDSIILPDQITEQFDTISYSKGAAVLRMLSDFLSESVFVQGLSSYLNHFAYSNTVGNDLWDHLQMAVKANNVSLPRPVCEIMNRWVLQMGFPVVHIDTKTGKISQRHFLLDPESEVTVESPYNYEWLIPIGWMKSGEVQGAVWWLMEKEAVNLEMKSDGWWVLANINVTGYYRVNYDDENWEQLLAQLNSEHQVIPVINRAQLVDDAFNLARAQLVSTILALRTTSYLSMEMEYMPWQSALDNLHYYDLMLDRTEVYQPMQDYLKKLVTPLFRYFKDMTSNWTQVPDRHTDQYNQVNAIRMACRTGVTECQNLTNTWFKQWMDRPQHNLINPNLRSAVYCSAIAAGDETEWEFGWSQFKKATIASEASKLMSALACTNNTKLLERYLSYTLNSTLIRKQDATSVITSVASNRVGQDLAWDFVREQWEYMFTQYGVGSFSFASLISGVTARFSTPAELQQLEQFVEQHSAAGFGTATLAVEQALERTRANINWLQQNKQEILDWFNSQTDQKR, encoded by the exons ATGGGGAAAAGCTGCTCTGTCAGCAAGGTGTGCATTCTGTTCGTGGTCTTAGCCCTCGTCTCCGTGGCAACCATTGTCACGTTGTGGACTATTGCCCTGACAGGAGGAGACGATGCTGTTGTCACAGCCCCTTGGGACTG CTATCGTCTCCCCACTGATTTGGTCCCTGAAGACTACACCATCACCTTGTGGCCTCGACTCAGCCGCGACCTAAACACTGGCCTCTACATTTTTACAG GTCAGTCCACTCTgaagtttgagtgtgtgaatgaaactGATCTGATCCTGATCCACTCCAACAAGCTCAACTACACTAAACTGAACAACACGCACATCGCCAGGCTCATCTCTTCAG GTGGTGGATCTGCTCCCAGTATTAAGTCCTCctggctgcagccacagaccCAGTATCTGATAATCCAGCTGGATAGCACATTAACTCCAGGACAAAAGTATGAGCTGTACACTGAATTCACTGGAGAACTAGCCGATGACTTAGCAGGCTTTTACAGGAGTGAATATAAAGAAGATGGAGTCCACAA GATTGTTGCTACCTCTCAGATGCATCCAACCCATGCCAGGAAGACCTTCCCTTGTTTCGATGAGCCAGCTATGAAAGCTGTTTTCTACATAACTCTCATCCACCCCCCTGGAACTGTAGCCCTGTCCAATGGCATGGAAAGAG GTATCGTTAACACCAGCATTGACGGAATAGCTGTGACACAGACCACGTTCGAGCCCACCAAGAAGATGTCCACCTATTTACTGGCCATCGTCGTCTCTGACTACACACACGTCAACGCGACACAAGGAGACACTCTG ATCCGTATCTGGGCTCGCAGGGCGGCCATTGACCAGGGACAAGGAAACTATGCCCTCAATGTGACTGGACCCGTGCTGGACTTCTTCCAGCTGTACTATAACATCTCCTACCCTCTGAGCAAGTCAG ATCAAATCGCTCTGCCGGACTTCTATTTTGGTGCGATGGAGAACTGGGGCTTGGTGACGTACAGAGAAACCAACCTTCTCTATGACCCCGTGTCCTCCtccaacagaaacagagagaccaCCGCCACCATCATTGCTCATGAACTAGCACACATG TGGTTTGGAAACCTGGTGAccctgcagtggtggaatgagGTCTGGCTGAACGAGGGCTTTGCCTCATATGTGGCTTACCTGGGAGCAGACCACGCTGAGCCTGCGTGGAACGTG AAAGACTTGATAGTACTTGACGACGTCCACCGTGTGTTTGCAGTTGATGCCTTGacctcctctcatcctctgtcTTCTAAAGAAGACAGTATCATCCTGCCAGACCAGATCACTGAGCAGTTTGATACCATATCATACAGCAAG GGTGCAGCAGTGCTGAGGATGCTGTCTGATTTCCTCTCAGAGTCGGTCTTCGTCCAGGGACTCAGC AGTTACCTCAATCACTTTGCCTACAGTAACACCGTAGGGAATGACTTGTGGGACCATCTGCAAATG GCGGTGAAAGCCAATAATGTTTCACTTCCTCGCCCAGTGTGTGAAATCATGAACCGCTGGGTTCTCCAGATGGGGTTCCCTGTGGTTCACATAGATACCAAAACTGGAAAGATATCCCAGAGGCACTTTCTGCTGGATCCAGAGTCTGAGGTCACAGTCGAGTCACCCTACAA CTACGAGTGGCTGATTCCTATTGGGTGGATGAAGTCCGGCGAGGTCCAGGGAGCTGTGTGGTGGCTGATGGAAAAGGAAG CGGTTAACTTGGAGATGAAGAGTGATGGTTGGTGGGTTCTGGCCAACATTAATGTAACTGGATATTACAGAGTAAACTATGACGACGAAAACTGGGAACAGCTCCTCGCTCAGCTTAATTCAGAGCACCAG GTTATACCAGTGATTAACAGAGCCCAGCTTGTGGATGATGCTTTCAATCTAGCCAG GGCTCAGCTAGTCTCCACTATTCTCGCTCTAAGGACAACCTCCTATCTGTCTATGGAGATGGAGTACATGCCCTGGCAGTCTGCACTGGATAATCTGCACTATTATGATCTAATGCTGGACCGTACTGAAGTCTATCAGCCTATGCAG GACTACCTAAAGAAGCTGGTAACTCCCCTCTTCCGGTACTTCAAAGACATGACATCAAACTGGACCCAAGTTCCTGACAGGCACACTGACCA GTATAACCAGGTAAATGCCATCCGTATGGCCTGCAGGACGGGTGTAACAGAATGCCAGAACCTGACCAACACATGGTTCAAACAGTGGATGGACAGGCCTCAACACAATCT GATCAATCCCAACCTGCGTTCAGCAGTGTACTGCAGTGCCATAGCAGCAGGTGATGAGACGGAGTGGGAGTTTGGCTGGTCACAGTTCAAGAAGGCTACAATTGCCAGTGAGGCCAGCAAACTCATGTCCGCACTGGCCTGTaccaacaacacaaagctgctggaACG GTATCTGTCTTACACCTTAAACTCAACTCTGATCCGCAAGCAGGACGCCACCTCTGTCATCACGTCTGTGGCCAGCAACAGAGTGGGTCAGGATCTGGCGTGGGACTTTGTCAGGGAACAGTGGGAGTACATGTTCACACA gtaCGGTGTGGGCTCTTTCTCCTTTGCCTCTCTGATCAGTGGAGTCACCGCAAGGTTCTCCACACCTGCAGAACTACAACAG CTGGAGCAGTTTGTGGAGCAGCACAGCGCGGCAGGGTTTGGCACCGCCACGCTGGCTGTGGAGCAGGCCCTGGAGAGGACCAGAGCTAACATCAACTGGCTGCAGCAGAACAA